The sequence below is a genomic window from Dermacentor albipictus isolate Rhodes 1998 colony chromosome 2, USDA_Dalb.pri_finalv2, whole genome shotgun sequence.
GTATGGTTCTTTGCCGTTTGACTCTTTTTATGGAGGTAATACATTTCTTCCAGTTTAACCAAGTTCAACTATGCAACCATATCTTGAGataattttcatttttcattatttttgccCTTTGTCAACAGTTGCATGAGGCTTTGCCCACCCTGTTGTCAAGATCGATCATGCAAATGAAAGAGCTTAATAGAATCTAGCAAAAAGAATCCTTACAAAATCTGGCCCAAGTGAAATAGTGCCCCATTTGGGCAATCAAGCAAACACCCACAGTACAGGAGCGGCATTTCAACTTCACTTAGCAGCGCAGTACCACACAACAAAGTAATGTCACTTGGAATTGGTGGCAGGGGCCGCTGGCAAGAAAACTGTGCTTAGAATGTTCAATACTTATTATGAAGTTGACACGATCACTGTTCCAGATATGAAAGCTACCCTTGAGAAGGACTTTCATAATAGCAAACCGGTTTGACTTCATCTATGTAATTATAcatgattcatcatcatcatcataaatgTGAGTGTTTACAAGGTCCACTGTAGGATGAAGGTCTCTCGCAGTGATCTTCATTCTCCTTGTCCTGCCCTAACAGAACTGATCCTGTGCCTGCTGATTTCTTAGCACTCCACGCAATCCTCCGCTGCCTTACTTATTTCTTGAACTGACTGTTATTTTACTGCGAAATGAATGCACACTTTGTTTTTTTGCAAAGAGATCATGGTgccgttcacacacacacacacacacacacacaaacaaacacacacacacacacaaccatcATTTACTGACCTCTGAAATGCCCACACTTGTATCAGGCGCACATTTTTCTTTGTTGGAAAAGGGGAAAATGTGGAAGCCAGTCAAACATTGTTTGTTCATGATTGTCTGTGCGATTTCAATTTACTAGTGGCTTTTTGAAGAGCCACGAAAAAAGAATGCCACACACACTTGTTAAAAGCACTCACTCACTGACCACCTTCCTATGCTGTGTACTGTTCTGTGTATTGTGTTACAAAACAGAGTGGTAAAAATGTATgtacaaccaactagcccacttcaCAGCACTTCTAGCTGCACATCATTTAATTCACTTGTCAGATATGGACCCTGGAATAACGCCTCCCCCCGCCCTTGACTAGCCCTATGTAGTTTTCAGTGATATAGCAAGTAATGAATAATGGCTCCTAACTACTGCTAATATTTTAATTACCTTTTCTTGTGCTTTGTGCAGACAAAAATTTATGAAGCAGTAAGGTTTCTTCAGCATGTCGTTTGTGAGGGCAGTGAAGATGCATCATTAGCCAAGAAAGCACCATGCCTAGTCTTTGCCCATAAAGTCATGCCTTGCCTGTGTTTGATGGTTGCAGACACAGTGCATTTTCATGTGCATAAATCTTCTCAGGTAATGCTCGATGTGGGGCAGTGATAATGCAATATGACGAGTGGTGGCTTCATTTTCATGCTCAATTCTGATAGAAATAACAATCATCAATAACATGATTCTGTAGATTTTCTGGAGGGATAAAACAAAGCCTAGGAGAGTCTAGGAAGCCAAAGAACACAAAATTTTTACTGGGAATGGGGTGAGATGAAGAAGAATGCTGCAGCAAACAGCGTAAAAACGCTACTAAGATTATAGAAAAACAGTACGAGTGCACGAGTGCTGTCCGTGACTTGTGCTGTCCATTTCTCTAGTCTTAGTCCCTCTTTTATGCTCTTTGCCATATTACTATGTCGTCATAGCGACAAGCCCAGCGGACAACCATTTTGCAAGATCATGCTCATATTTTTGTCAGTGCAGTCTGAGTGTCTTGTAGAGATTGAGATCAATTGAATGAATTTGGCAACAGGAGTTGTGAATAATGAACCATTGTGCATGATCCTCTGAACTTGAATTTGTGGATGTCATTGCCAATGCTTTGCACTAACAATTTCATGCAAACTGCAGGTATGCCACGGAGGGCACATTGCTACATTACTATGTGAACAACATGGGAGAAGTATTCTTCGGCATTAATGGCGAGGAGAAGGGGCTTTTTCTGAATGGCGTTGACACCAGAGGGCCTCTATGGGCGCTCATCGATATCTACGGCAACACTACAGCCATCAAGATGGTCGGTAGGTGTCCAGAAATTACAGCCCATAAAAATTAACAAGATTGAAACCAAAACTGGAAAAAATGCTAATACTGCTAACTGGAAAGGAATGAGATCCAGGAAAGTTAAGAACCAGCTTGGCTCCTTGGCATGACCTCCAAGAGTGCGCACTCCCGCAATGCACTGAAAATCTCGGTGGCCATGCTTTAGAATTTGTGTAATGTCTGCTAACCAccaagtacagtgaaacctcattaaaccgtagttggctggagcttgGGAAAAAGTATGTGCTAAACGGTAGTAccgtttaaccgaaatagcatgagctcgtccacttacctgtcaaaaacggaactcggagagagcgATGAAAGGTGAAATAAACATGCAGTATTtgttcacttcgcgcgacaaaagtgttattttcgtttgatgcctcAGCGGCCtagcagcagcgacagcggcctcaaacttactgaagctgtgagccagttTTTTAGCCAGCCCCCTTTTCTCtgcaaacacttgcatggcagattcctcgttggcgttgcatattcaCCGTGCACGcgcgcggtagcgctgcagaagtcgcggggcgcctttttcattgcagggcactgttcttgtcgcgacgattgcattcgtgaggctgacataacacgcagcttctgccactgtcaggcctgaatcgcccgtgctgtcgctttccgtgtcgtcctcatcactgttgctagttgacacttcggcaacaacagaggcaacgatggcgaaaagtcgaacctcatagccgacatctcttcgtggtctcagcagcagcagcgctgccgagcaacttcttcgcattccaaatgcatTCCGttgtcaacagcagatccctgtcgcgtgccagcgccgacttcttcatgtcacgttcgatatcacaaacaatgtctaatttttatTCTTTGCTGAGCagccggcgtcttttttatccgagctttggcATGACACGAGTCTTCgattgcacgatgccacaacgctctctggcacggcgccgaaatgatgttgatgttgtgGCTTCACGCACAACCGTATGGGGTGCTAGGAGGCTGTTgttccaatctctgaggcttgttgttctgccgcgCCGCCCGATAGAGACGATGCACCACCCTGTTTACGCaacaaaaagtggaaacgctGCGTGTTAACCAAtatgtatgcaataagctggtacggtttatgcggaaaCAAAACacgttatgttcaatggccactgagtccgggatttgactttactacctttataacgaaagtactgtttaagcgagtaTGGTTTAATGAGATTTTATTGTGCTTGCATAtgcttaggtgctatttaaagACGAAAATGAGATAATTACCAGCCCTGCAACTTTGCCAAAATTGCTTCTATATATATTGCCACTATCTTCGTCCCTACAGTGTGACAATATGCTACTTATTTATAACCATCTTagaagtgaaattttgttgttggCCTTTAACAACTCCATTGATTAGAAGTCTTCACTTATATGAGGTCCTGAATTTTGCACACGGTGCTTGAGCCATTATCTCCCATTATATTAGTTTTTTACTTGCTGAATGCTGCTCaaagaggccctgaaccactttttattgaaatgGATAAAGGCAGTTGAAATGAacataggctatttcagaaatactttgccgcaaaaagtgcttcaatgcgttcagcagaagtgaagtttttggcaatcaaacacggcctccactgtgctcccattccttctGCAATGCCTTGCGCTGCAAAAGCTACGATGCAGTAGGGCGGGCCCATAACGCTCCGCCTTCTAGGTGTCACTGTGGTGCagtttaaatttcattttggatgttaacatagATGCCAcaacttccgcctttggtgctaAATATaagccaaacgcagttgtcctcagGCAGCCatagtgcgcttagccagtggactcgtggcaggAACCCGAAGTGGCCGCAGTATCTACACCATGTAGGCAACCGCAGCATGATATCGGCTATCGACTAGTACCAGCCATCTAAGGagaatgacgaaataaagcgttcAATGACAAAAGAAGGTGTCCAGAAGatagtgaggacagggccttttGTTGAATAAGAGcctttgagagaaaggtgactttgtgATCCACTGGGGAGTTGCACGCACcgtgtacgacagcaaaacttggctgagatgttcacagcagcgtaagCTATCCGCGGACTaggttatttcaccaagcctgaggggtggctcagggcccctttaatattTTTGAAACTGCAATAAGTTCAGTGAATATGTCATTCTGCATTTTAAAAAGCTGAGCACATAGTACATCTGGTGTTGCTGTGGCTTTAGTAGCCAATGTACCGGCCGCTTTCAACGAGTACTTTTTTTCTTGCAGAGGATGAGCAGTTGTTGAACAATCGAAATGAGATCATTCGAAATGGTGAGTTCTTGTTGAAGTTAAAATTTCAACTTGCAGGTTACTTTAGTTGTTTTCTGTACCATCTTTACAGTAGACCACCTCTAAGCCAAGCATCATAGCCACAGTTATATAAGTGAtggaaaaaaggaataaaatTATATGGCACCTTTATTGCATAAGGGTAATATTATACATTCaagcctcgatataacaaacACAAATATAACAAAGTATCAGATATAACTAAGTAAATGTAAAATTTGGTTGGTCATGGTTTGTCTCAGTGAAGTATTCTACtgctataacaaaataaaaaatgtTAGATTTGACACATTGTTGGCGAAGCAAATTTTCATTTGCACGTGCCTCAAGATACATTCTGGTAGCAAAAATGTCAAAAACAATCGCCAACTGATTTTTAAGACCTGATGGCTGCAAAGGCTCCAAGTACATGCAGGCAATATGTGTCGACGCAATTAATTGAAACTGTGGAACGAAATCAGGGCCAATATAACATAAAACTAtaccaatctgtttttattgcaaATCAGCCATTAGCCCTCCATGATAGATCAAAATGGCTCAGGCTCTGTCCATATGAGTGTGGTGCCGACCCATATGGGCTGGACCCAAACCATTCTGACCTATCACAGAGGGCGAATggccgatttggaataaaaagattggaatagttttacactATAGGGCCCCAGTTCACTAAATCATAAAGAAATGCGTTCAGTGGAACTACGatcgggaaatgaaaaaaaaaagtttatgtaTTGTGAATATAGATAATTGAGCAGTGAGTGCTGCACATTGAGTGTGTGGTTTATGTGGGCAAGACACCTCAAGCACCCTGCACTGATGTCCTAATGAACAACCAGCTAATGCACCAGCACATGTACTCACTTAAATTAACATATATCTTGGTCTGGGACCATCTTTGTTTGTCCACATCCCTAGTGCTTTATCCAAAACTTAATTTGAATGAGAGAGATTGTTAACTTCATCTGCTCTTTAGAATGTTTCACTGTTTGGGGCTTCTTATGTATGAACTGTGCCATCTATTTATCCAAGCAGCACAGAAAGCCAAGTCAATATTGCCTCTAAGTGGGACCACATTGACCCTACATCAAACATTACTGATCTACAAAGTCCCTATTTCATTGGTAGGGGAGGCTTATTTTGAGAGGACTGTCTACTTATTGGCCACCACTTTCACCCATAATCTCTGCTTTCTTAGTAGGAGTAGCGAGATCTGCGCACAAGGTCAGCTAATGTGAATTCACATTCATGTCTGTAGTGCACCAGAATCACTTTTTAGTGTGGGCTTTGCAGTCACCCTGACAACTGGTGGTGTGGAGGACCTGATTCGACAGATGGAAGAGTTCAATGATTCAAGGGAGACAACCGGACCGACTCCAGTGGTGACTCAGGTACTTTTTGGATTTCATTAGTCTGTTGCTTGTTCCCGTTGTCACTACTTTTCTCTCTGTGATGGAACGCTTAGCTTGCCGTCACCACCTATCTTTGTAATGCATGAAACTTACACTTCCCTTGCATTTACTGATTAATTATAGTCATTTTTCCTCACTACTGCTGAAGGTGGTGGTGCTGCTCTCCTGCACATCATCTACTATTGGGACTCGCTGGTTATGGCATTCTGTTCTGCTGCTGCATTTGTTTCCTAGCTGAGGCATCCGCATTTTGTTGAGAATGTAAtgtaaaaatgcttgtgtaccatGTTTTTCGTTCCTGTTAAAGGATCCCCAGCTACccattcatttcatttcttctAAAGGAGATCTGAATCTTATTGGAGTGATTTTATCTCATCCCTTCCACACATGCTCCCATTGtgtcttttctcttttttcttgttgAGGAGGTATACTACATATGCTGCTTGAAAGAATAAAATTTGCCTGTTAGTTACTGATATTATCTGGCCCTTTTTTCTGTCCTGGTCATCACGCTGTTGAAATCCGAAGTTGTCAAAATTAGCGATTTCAAGGCGTCCACTACAGTCTCTCCGCTAATCCCCCTATTGCTCAGGGATGTTAAAATTAATCAAGCAATCATTTGTATTGCTTAGTTCTCCTTTGCCGTCAGTATATTTCACCCTAAAACATGTGCTGCTTGCTTTTCGAGGAGCAATATCCCGCTTAAGCAGTGGCGCAGATGAGTTCATGGCCTAACTTGTAATGTGGCAGTTTTTGTATCAAGAAGTTGAGCACTTTGTGGCAGTGCACTTTGGCAATACTGCACATGCACTCCATGATATGCTCATGTTTGTCAGTAACATGCCAAGCAGGTTCTAGTATTTAATATGAAAATGGAAATTATGTTTGAGCATTATATCACCAATAACAAGATACACCAGATAAGTTCATTTCTAATGCCATGAGATTCTGCTGTTATATCCCAAGTGAAGATTCAGTACATTGAATTGTGTTGTGGTCACCTTTGCCTATGTGTTTAGGTAAACAAATGATGAACAGTGGTTCAACGAGGAATGTTGCTGTAGCCAAAGTATTGACAAGTTTACTTGTCAAAACTTTGGCTACTCTAAAGAATATGGATCCCCTTTTTAAAGCATTGGCTACAGTGACATTCCTTGTTAAACCACTTTTGGTCACTTCAAGCCTCAATCTTCTTGTGAGCATCTGTCTTGTTTGAATTTAAGTAAACAGcagtcttttttgttgttgttgttcttgcaaACTTGAGAAATGTTCACACTTTGTTCATATTCATGAAAACAGTACTGTGCTCATGTATGTGTAGCCATTTTACTAAGCAATGGGCTTTTCTGGTTATTTAAGTGAACACTTGCCAGTAAGAACACACTATCTTGCTGCTTGACTTTTCTTGAATTTTGGGGTGCTAACGCAATGTTCAATAAACTGCCCCATACTTATTTTCATCTGCTGTAATATGCAGGCATCGGCCAGTTCAGAGCCACTTGATGGCACACCTCTGCAGTCTCCGCCTCACCGCCGTCCCATCACCATGCACGCTCCTACTGGTGCGAGTGCCTGGCAGCGGCTAGTGTTTCACAATGTGCTCGGCCCAAACGCTAGACTAGATCCAACAGACAGGTGAGCAGCAACAGGACTTGCCTGGCACTTGACTGCAGCCTACCAAGCGAAATTCATACTTCATAATGATTGTTCTTACAACAAACCTGTTAAAGGGAGTGCTATAGCTGTTTTCATGAGGAGTGCAACGGCATGGGTAATATCAAAATGTTACAGAACAGCCAGAGTCCTGAATTATTGCTTTAAGATGTGTTTATCAACGATTATAAAATAAAAGTCGCCGTGCATGTACCTCACTCAAATTAACCAGTAatccaaaaaagtttttttactTCTCGCTTTCATTTTACCCACTCAATGTTGGAGTTTGTACTGCTGTGGCAATGAAAGCTGTTGGGTTGGTGCTGCAATGCAGCATTGCTGCTAGGTTAGGGCGTAGTAGTGGCTCGTTGTTCTTTGTGATAACTTTAATGCAGCCTTCATAGGGAAAGCTGAAAATGTAGTGCTGCAACACAGTTTGTGTGGGAGCTGTCATAGTGAACACCTAGCCATGACTGCACATGGAACGCAGTGGCAATGAGCCAGCAAACATACCCCATTCTGAAGAATGCGAGAACTCgcctatacagcttcgctgtctttgatgtatcTGTGATTAATTCCCGCTCTGCCCTTTTTTTGCCCTTTTTTTGCTGGATTTCATGAAGTGAGCTCATCTGCTTTGGTCAGGCAGATATTACCCCAGGTGTTGCTTTAGGTTCTGCTAATCCCACGCTGTGATTTCTATCATAAAACGCATTGAAAGAGGAGGCAGGTGTCTGTAAACGAGCGAGCTCACTAGTTACAAAGTATGTTTGGCAATTATCTGCAGTTGTAGGTTAGACGTCAATTACAATATAAGATAAAGTGCAAGTAAAACCCTTTACTTCATCTGGCTACAAATAACAGTGAGTAATACTTCAGTATTCACAATGAAGTCTTATGTCAGTAGCCAAATAAATGCTGGAAAACACTTAAGCATCTGATTATAGTCCCTCATTAGTCGCCCACCGATTTGCCAGATTTCTCGGGGACTGAAAAAATTGTCTGAAAAATCTAACAGTCCGAAAAACTCATTCACTCAAAAAAATAATTTATGAGGCTTAGAGCAactttaaaatttaaaaaaaaatggccctGCCTCATACTACGCTTAGAGGGGATCAGATTTGCTTATATTTGTGCAACAGTGACGTAGTTTCCATATACAGTCTGAAAACAGTGTCACTGCATTGGCAATCTGCAGTCTTCATTGCCGGAGATCTTCAtggagataaaaaaaaacgagCCACATTTCTTCACACCACTTGGCTCTCGCGAAGGCACACGGGGGGGTGCCGATCACACAAATGCAAAGCCGCACGAACACACATAACGATGTGACGTCGTCTCCGAGACACACCTGCTTTGTGGACACACCTTGTGCAAATAGCAACTAAAAGTTTAAAATAAGTTAATAAAAATGGATCTGTTAAGTAATTAGGATGATAGTgctgtccaaaaaaaaaagaataaataaacacGAAATAAGTGCTGTCTCCTAGAGTTTTGTCAGCCAAAGAAGGGAGTGTGCATGGCCTCTGACACTGGAGAATGTTGTAGGCTCTTCATTGAAAGTGTGCACATCCCAATCTTAGAGGCTATAGAGCAGGCCACTGGAAGCCCAGCATGGCCGAGGCAGCGGCAGAAAATCCAACATGGCGGCCCCCAAGATCAGGTAGCGTTGCTCGGAACAAGCGATTTAATCTGGAAAATCAAACCTTGGGGCCTAAATTTATCCTTAAAATCGGTTGCAGAAATGCATTAGCTTCATGCATGACAATGCATTTATGAAGTCCAGAATATTCATCAAGTACAAATTTTCGGTCTGAAAAATCCGTTGACGACTGTAGTCCTTTATCAGTTAGGGCCAGGTTCTGCTTCTTTTCCCCCCATTTTTGCCTAGTGCAAAATAGTCTACTTAGTTTTGGCCAAAGAAATTAAGAGTGTGAACTCTTTAGCATCAGCTGAGGTGGTTTGAAGTTGCAGCGAAGTCATCAGGTAATATACACTCAAGGTTCAATTTTAATATTAATCAACAAGCTAAGATTAATTGGCCTTAATTGGTTGTGCAGGATTAATGAATAATTGATGGATTAATTTTAGTGAAGAATTAATTGGTTGTGCAGCCAAAGGTCCTGGCTGCACAACCACACAGCCATATGCACCTGAGCTTATCAGGGGCTTGTGCACAGAATTGCTCATTGTTCAGTTGCTGACTTAAGGATATATTTTGCTTTACAGACTGTTGGCAGAACGTTGTGACCTCAGCGAACTGCACGCATTTGTGTTTGCTTCACGCACGCTCTGTCCAAACGAAAGGCTTATGGTCAAGGTGGTAGGCGTAGACCCAGCGCTGTCTGGCTCTCTGGCTTTTGGCCTGACGACATGTGATCCGGCAACCCTTGCGCAAGCTGCCTCTGAACTCCCCAGCGACCTGGATGCTCTTTTGGATCGACCAGAGTACTGGGTCTTCCAGAAAGACATTCCCTGCTTACTCAACGATGAACTCACCTTTGTCACGGGGGACGATGGTTTGTGTAACTTTGGCAATTTTTGAATACTGCGTTGTTTAGCGTGCTTGTGTGAATTCCCATGCCAGTACGACATCACGGCCAGTGATGTAACATGCCCACTGATGTAACATGCCCACTGTAATATTGGTAAATTTTAAGTCGGGCagtacagtcgaatctcgataattTGAACCCGAAGGGGCCCCGAAATTTGTTCAAATTCAAGGAAGCTAATTGAATGAAGGATTTACCTGCAGTGGCACATGTGTACTCAGCTAACGCTTGAGTGGGAAGTTCCAGAAGATTTATTCGCAAGTATTTACAAAtcacagtcaacgtccgatttaccggactccctaagggccgcgaaaacgtccgaaagaTCGTACGATCcccaaaaaataaatgaataccttttactgcccccaagggacCAAATCGCCACAGACACTTCCAAAATAGCCCTGAAGCCTGCCACTACACTTATTAGGtgtatcggtgctcatactgggATAGGGGACGGCAGGTGCacgcatgcgtgtataattaaagggacactaaaggcaaatactaagtcaaactaaagtgattgcttagtgctcaagaatctctaaggcgtcaatgttatcgtgaacagagccttaataagtgagaaatcaaggtaaatgcaggacatgactcccctgggacattcaagcacttgcccgataaCGAAAGCACTCCTGAgctaaattctgtcactagtactcaactactcattGCAGAAAACATCCTCATATTGTATTATAATATGAAATAAGTGCTACTTGTTTGTCCAGTTCCATTTTACTTATAGAAAAAAGAGCTCATTGAAGTTTCCGTTGACAGTGACGCAGGCattcgaaaggtttcattttaaTTCGACTCTGCACCACCCACGCTTTCACATTTCACTACTTTCCCGATCGCGAAGTGCCACACTGGTTTTTTTCTCGAgagaaacttgcacaaactgcgaGTAGCAGAGaatttactcaccgatggcagcaaagggcggtgaggGTGTATGCAATGTCACCGCTCCTTCGGTTGGGTGGTGGGAGACTCGAATTTCGagaaaggtattcggacccttcagatacaattttctcttaAACCAAGTCTTTTCCTGGCCTGAAACaacgttgcgaggtttctggaatggtatttaaacagtccacatcgacttagtatttgcctttagtgtccctttaaaggaaaCATACCATctcccgtgacaattgcctctTTTAACTTTTAGTATGCTCCACTGCTTAACACTGCTGTATtggggcgaagctgacttttagaaaccggcattatgcagcGTGTCATGCTTTCTGCGCTCCAAAGCCATTGGAAAGGgttacaaaggcggagtctgcACCATTGCTAACCACGGAgaattgtttcaatgaaacaCACGGAACTGAACAAGAAAtttggtagcgaacgtcgaaatagctaggcctagcgttggcACAGCCGTGGCTACGGCTGCCATCGGATCAGCGTGCAAGAGCACCGgctcgaggcggcgagataatcaacaTCGCAGCGGGCATGGCTTCAGGTAATGCTGTTTCGCACCTGTGATCATGGCAAAAGTCAAGAAAATCAAAGGGCAAAGGTTttttgcgtccaaaatttcagacattcttatacattgactgaGTGGTGTACATGGTGGTGCTGCGAaggcgtccaaattatcgggcatgtccgaaaaattgggGGTGCGAAAAATCTCTTAACTGTAAAGGACACCCGTCACTAACAGAAATAATTGGTTATATACGCACCTGCACATGCCTGCACACAAATTTAcgccactttatttttctttatcatgTGCAGTGTTGAGGGCTCTCTCCTAAGCTGTTCGTCTTTGGCAGAGTCAGAGGAATGCTGGTCGGAGGCACCGCCGCATGATTCGAcacgctgctgagagcattgtcggagCACAGCAGGTTCGAATTAACCGtcgcaaatgcttgcgcattcaAATTATAAGGCATTTTTGCCCATTagaatacacataactttgacagGATTACAGCGTCAGTAGGAATAAACTGAAAGATGGAATTAAGCATGTTCAAATTAACAAGATTTGACTGTATTGAGGAATGCACGTTACATTACATTCGAACTTGAAGGATATCATAATTTGGCCAAATATTCCAAATTTTCTTTCCGTACTCTCCATTGCAGCCTGGCTGCACGGTTCTGTCGGCGCAGCAGTCGATGCCGCATATATAAGACTTGAATATGCCTAATTATTGTTTAAATAAACTGTTCTAACATCCCCTTAGAAATTTAATTAATCTGCAAGGCTGTACTGCTCCTATATCAAACACTGCCACAGAAGTCTGTCGCAGTTTCTTGCCAATTGACATGGCGGCAACTTTGTTCTTGGCCATCATGTTTGCTGCATTGTGCATGTAGTTCATACCCAAAACACTGTGCAGCGTTCGAAATTGTTGTACATCTGTGGTGCCGCAAGTCAGAAAAAAACATGCAGGTCAGCAAAATCAGGCGCCTGAAAAATAGGTCAGTGATGGTATATGACATTTCCGCAAATTTTTTCTGCCAGAATGAGTATATCTTGAAACACATGGTAACAAAAATTTGCTTCTCTATAACCGACGCCATGTGGGATCCCTCATTTTGATGAGAATACCCCACTAATATAAAGCATGACCAACCAAATTTTATATTTACTTTGTTACTGCATATAAAATGATTCAGTATATTCATGCTATATCGAGGTTTGATTGTATTTGATACATGCACCGTATCTGCACGATTCTAACTTGCACTTCTTTTTTAATAAAAGTTGCATTCGAATTTGCATGCGCGTTACATTCGTAACTAATTCTACTAAAAATCCAAAAAGGAACCGATtcttactaataaaaaaaaacgctcaatAAAATGTAGCTAGCCACACTGCAGTCGAACGGGTTGTCTGAAGAAAGCGATGCTGGGAGACATCGCAAGGTGAGTCCATGGTGCGTGGAATGCGCTCCTGCAGACGGTCGTGCTCAAGCCTTCAAGAAGTGCGGCATTTCTAGTGCATTAAATGGAACTGAGGATGACTTTCTGTGGCCAGTAGACAGTGAAAGGGAGATGCTGTGAGACTACGATAGTGACTAGTCGCTACGGTTCAGCTATGTGCATGCCGGTGTGCCTTTGTATGTTTCATAATATTGTTTCAACATGGTACGTGTTAACTTGGGGTTCGTTACTTGATATGCACAGTAGAATTGGCACCAAGTAACttctttttaatatttggggCGGTAATATAGCTGCGTGTTACAATCGGTGACGCATTAGAATCATGCAAATACAGTAATGCCAtttaaggggacagggtaggtcctattctagccatgcattttaggctatgtttgtgaccctttttctcatgatctgctggggttagaacaataatcttggtggcattgtaatcagcaatgttaggtagttttactgaaccaggattatttGTTTTTAGAGAttagattttttgttttcatttttt
It includes:
- the LOC135919872 gene encoding protein neuralized-like isoform X2 gives rise to the protein MLGENNPPRCVSEMGNTNATQLSQTPLGTAGATSFSSGQPMGFHEVHGENVRLEQGGKVARRAESFCKAIVFSSRPVQVNERVVLRITELSNGWSGALRLGFTSHDPVTLQGTLPKYACPDLTNRPGNWAKALGERYATEGTLLHYYVNNMGEVFFGINGEEKGLFLNGVDTRGPLWALIDIYGNTTAIKMVEDEQLLNNRNEIIRNVTLTTGGVEDLIRQMEEFNDSRETTGPTPVVTQASASSEPLDGTPLQSPPHRRPITMHAPTGASAWQRLVFHNVLGPNARLDPTDRLLAERCDLSELHAFVFASRTLCPNERLMVKVVGVDPALSGSLAFGLTTCDPATLAQAASELPSDLDALLDRPEYWVFQKDIPCLLNDELTFVTGDDGKVQYSQNNGSFKTIMYVDGTQQFYPFFDIAGRVTKLKLVGSKRGLPVAESEQSPEPKVEKITTKTPSIVVLASLCSRISSSTQVSSLLGNFRVAHSRNLTLIAGYASRIQLRVCS
- the LOC135919872 gene encoding protein neuralized-like isoform X3, whose amino-acid sequence is MLGFTSHDPVTLQGTLPKYACPDLTNRPGNWAKALGERYATEGTLLHYYVNNMGEVFFGINGEEKGLFLNGVDTRGPLWALIDIYGNTTAIKMVEDEQLLNNRNEIIRNVTLTTGGVEDLIRQMEEFNDSRETTGPTPVVTQASASSEPLDGTPLQSPPHRRPITMHAPTGASAWQRLVFHNVLGPNARLDPTDRLLAERCDLSELHAFVFASRTLCPNERLMVKVVGVDPALSGSLAFGLTTCDPATLAQAASELPSDLDALLDRPEYWVFQKDIPCLLNDELTFVTGDDGKVQYSQNNGSFKTIMYVDGTQQFYPFFDIAGRVTKLKLVGSKRGLPVAESEQSPEPKVEKITTKTPSIEEPDTDCRICFENSIESVLINCGHSLTCHDCGLKLLQSRDPQCPVCRQRIVNVIRIYKA